The following nucleotide sequence is from Borrelia coriaceae.
GTTTTACCAATGCCAGTTGAACCTACCATAATAATATTCTTAGGCATAACATCATCTCTGATTTCCTTGGGAAGTTTAGATCTTATATATCTATTAACAAGAGCAATTGAAACCAATTTTTTAGCCTCAACCTGTCCTATTATATACTTATCTAATTCTGCAACAATCTCTTTAGGTACTATATTTTGATTTTCAGCCTTATCCATCAACTAATCTCCTCAAGCACAATATTTGAATTTGTATATATACAAACCCTTGATGCTACCTTTAAAGACTTAAAAGCGATATCAGCAGCACTTAATTTTTTATTTTCCATATAAGCAAGCGCCGCTGAATATGCATAATTTCCTCCACTACCAATTGAAATCACATCTTCTTCAGGCTCAACAACATCTCCAGTACCTGAAATTAATAAAATATTCTCAGAATCAGCGACAAGCATCATTGCTTCAAGTTTATGAAGTATTTTGTCAGATCTCCAATCCTTTGCAAGCTCAACAGCAGCTCTTTTAATATCAATAATGCCATCTTCTCTAGCTTTAACCTTTTCTTCAAATTTCTCAAAAAGAGTAATAGCATCAGAAGTTGAACCTGCAAACCCTGCTAAAATTTTTCCGTTAACTAATTTTCTTATTTTGACAGCATTGGATTTTAAAACAGTATGTCCAAAAGTTACTTGTCCATCTGCTGCTACTACAGTCTTCCCTCCCCTTCTTATTGCAATAACTGTAGTTCCTTTAAAACTCATGATGTCCCCCCTATTTAGATATTTCATTCAATAACTCATTAATAAGCATACTAGATGCATCTTGCCCTACACAACAGCTATCTAAGTCATCCCTAATTTCAGGCTCATTATACTGAACATTTAGTATCTTATAAAGATCTGAAACTGATTTTATCTCTTGAGCTCCAGAATCATACAAATTTTTAGAACCATCACCAGAATAA
It contains:
- the hslV gene encoding ATP-dependent protease subunit HslV, with translation MSFKGTTVIAIRRGGKTVVAADGQVTFGHTVLKSNAVKIRKLVNGKILAGFAGSTSDAITLFEKFEEKVKAREDGIIDIKRAAVELAKDWRSDKILHKLEAMMLVADSENILLISGTGDVVEPEEDVISIGSGGNYAYSAALAYMENKKLSAADIAFKSLKVASRVCIYTNSNIVLEEIS